A single genomic interval of Microbulbifer variabilis harbors:
- a CDS encoding TonB-dependent receptor, translating to MGSPSKFKQHSALLSACSVATLWLASGATPSFAAEGSVGTLMEEVQVTARKRADAEILQEVPVAATAYSGDQLEALHTKDLQSLSFKMPNVQLEDVGTVKNTANFTVRGLGINSSIPSIDPTVGVFVDGMYLGVNAGVVTDLFDLEGVEVLRGPQGLLFGRNVTGGAVVIKTARPTDEFSTRFKISTTDNLDTVAAGSINGAISDTVNGRLTVYYNDDRGWFENVATNNDNAGASDSWFIRPSFSIQLSDTAELLVRMEHGRMDSDGVVAQNRGYESTYVQTREGLQFAPSAPLIAASIGIDDWDNGRDSFEVAQNEEGYQKDEWSQIITEFNKDVAFGDGTITNILAWREYEAHGLGDIDSLPVTLFHADSSVDQSQLSNELRYSGRFGRTALTTGVYWFSQDVTYLENRLLSFGTIDWTGGGEQDHSTYGVFAQADIDLNEAWVLTLGGRYSSEKKDAKIASIPLNLCSLDGCAGYDYKDSESWNAFTPKVGLQWSVSDDTQLYTFWTKGFRSGGYNFRNAGINPLTERPYSPQVTDQEEQSSFEIGAKVDWLDGRLRTNMAVFHNTIDDMQREENLPDAVTGVAQIIRNTADATIRGAELEAMAALSENLLFTFNVGYVDGDYDKVLGDLNGDGLVDSTDLGLEIPRLAPWTYGMGFIHDLQLGAFGTLTSRVNFNHRDEAPYTDDNRGMLSEVDMLDFSIGYTPDNGSYTVSLFGKNMLDEMAEGNNTQLPPVMGGIGASFTPLNKGRVMGVEFLYEL from the coding sequence ATGGGAAGTCCGTCAAAATTTAAGCAGCACTCCGCTCTGCTTTCCGCCTGTTCTGTAGCGACTCTTTGGTTGGCCAGTGGTGCGACCCCCAGCTTTGCCGCTGAGGGTTCGGTAGGTACTCTAATGGAGGAGGTGCAAGTCACCGCCCGTAAACGCGCCGATGCAGAAATCCTGCAGGAGGTTCCTGTAGCGGCCACCGCCTATTCTGGCGATCAGTTAGAGGCTCTGCACACCAAGGACCTGCAAAGCCTTTCCTTCAAAATGCCCAATGTTCAATTGGAAGATGTGGGCACGGTAAAAAATACCGCAAACTTCACGGTACGCGGCCTGGGTATCAATAGTTCTATTCCCTCTATTGATCCTACCGTCGGTGTGTTTGTGGACGGTATGTATCTGGGTGTGAACGCTGGTGTGGTGACCGACCTGTTCGACCTGGAAGGTGTTGAGGTCTTGCGGGGTCCACAGGGCCTGCTGTTTGGCCGCAATGTAACTGGTGGTGCAGTGGTCATAAAGACTGCCCGCCCCACGGATGAATTTTCTACACGCTTTAAAATATCCACCACCGACAATCTCGATACTGTCGCAGCCGGCTCCATTAACGGCGCCATTTCCGATACGGTCAACGGCCGTTTAACGGTTTATTACAACGACGACCGCGGATGGTTCGAAAACGTTGCCACTAACAACGACAATGCCGGCGCTTCCGACAGCTGGTTTATTCGGCCAAGCTTTAGTATCCAGCTGAGCGACACAGCGGAGCTATTGGTGCGTATGGAGCACGGCCGCATGGATTCTGATGGTGTGGTGGCTCAGAACCGCGGTTATGAATCGACTTATGTTCAGACTAGGGAAGGTTTGCAATTTGCTCCAAGTGCCCCTCTGATCGCTGCGTCAATTGGCATTGATGATTGGGATAACGGCAGAGATTCTTTTGAGGTGGCCCAAAATGAGGAAGGCTACCAGAAAGATGAGTGGAGCCAGATTATTACCGAGTTCAATAAAGATGTTGCCTTTGGTGATGGCACCATCACCAATATTCTCGCCTGGAGGGAATATGAGGCTCACGGGCTGGGTGATATCGACTCTCTACCGGTTACGCTGTTCCATGCTGATTCCAGTGTGGATCAGAGCCAGCTTAGTAATGAGCTGCGCTACTCTGGGCGTTTTGGTCGCACTGCTCTGACTACTGGTGTTTACTGGTTTAGCCAGGATGTCACCTACTTGGAGAATCGTCTTTTAAGTTTCGGGACAATTGACTGGACGGGAGGCGGTGAACAGGATCACAGCACTTATGGCGTATTTGCCCAGGCGGATATTGACTTAAATGAAGCTTGGGTTTTGACCTTGGGGGGGCGCTACTCCAGTGAGAAAAAAGATGCCAAGATAGCCTCTATTCCCCTGAACCTCTGCTCTTTAGATGGCTGTGCAGGCTACGACTATAAAGATAGCGAGAGTTGGAATGCCTTTACGCCCAAGGTGGGCCTGCAGTGGTCCGTCTCCGATGATACTCAGCTGTATACCTTCTGGACCAAGGGCTTCCGCAGCGGCGGTTACAATTTCCGCAATGCAGGAATTAATCCTTTAACTGAAAGGCCTTATTCTCCACAGGTTACCGATCAAGAGGAGCAGAGCAGCTTCGAGATTGGCGCAAAAGTGGATTGGCTGGATGGGCGTCTACGCACCAATATGGCGGTATTCCACAATACTATCGATGATATGCAGCGTGAGGAAAACCTTCCTGATGCGGTAACAGGGGTTGCACAAATCATCCGCAATACTGCCGATGCCACCATCCGCGGGGCCGAGTTGGAGGCTATGGCGGCCCTTAGTGAAAATCTGCTGTTTACCTTTAATGTTGGCTATGTTGACGGTGACTACGATAAGGTGCTGGGTGATCTAAATGGCGATGGACTTGTAGATAGTACCGATCTCGGTCTTGAGATTCCGCGTCTGGCCCCCTGGACCTACGGCATGGGCTTTATCCACGACTTGCAGTTAGGCGCCTTCGGCACCCTGACTTCTCGTGTGAATTTTAATCATAGAGATGAAGCTCCTTACACCGATGACAATCGTGGCATGTTGTCAGAAGTGGATATGCTGGATTTCAGCATCGGCTATACACCGGATAATGGAAGCTATACGGTTTCGTTGTTCGGCAAGAATATGCTGGATGAAATGGCGGAGGGTAACAATACCCAGTTACCTCCTGTTATGGGAGGAATTGGCGCCAGTTTCACACCACTGAATAAAGGCCGTGTGATGGGAGTGGAGTTCCTATACGAGCTTTAA
- the ftsH gene encoding ATP-dependent zinc metalloprotease FtsH, translated as MAMADEDEKGKKLPAEEPGSPLSGQSQQSPLGWLQYVVLLFLVILTLQYCSNGQFGSEREVLSYSDFKSALSKGEIASVLFEGQRITGVFKQVASKQPEGKSETKDKAQKPEEKRFETTIPPVQDPELMPLLEKQQVIIEAESSQGGFWQRMAILLLPWVLIIALLVWLGRRMQARMGAMTPGNPFSFARSPAKRYERSESEVTFADVAGLANAKRDLQEIAGYLKDPEHYRKLGAKIPRGILLMGPPGTGKTLMAKALAGESDAPFFSISGSEFIEMFVGVGASRVRDMFAEAKKEAPAIIFIDEIDSVGRARGTGLGGGHDEREQTLNQILGEMDGFDPQEAVVVIAATNRPDVLDAALLRPGRFDRKITLDLPDRPARRDILSIHTKNVPLHGEVDLERLAALTAGFAGADLENLINEAALLAGRQNRTAVDMDCLLQARDKVVLGGEREVIMGEEDRKTVAYHEAGHALTAMLLPHADPLEKATIIPRGHSLGATEQIPLENHHNMKVSYLRDRIGVMLGGRVAEQVVFNEVSSGAESDLKQATRLAQHMVTHWGMSQKLGPVAFRRGEEHIFLGKEMAQQKDFSEHTSEIIDDEVIALVSAIEAEVQNLLQGHRKELDALAQALLEKETLDASEMHQVITLGGKADS; from the coding sequence ATGGCAATGGCGGATGAAGATGAGAAAGGGAAGAAGTTACCTGCCGAGGAGCCAGGTTCCCCTCTCTCTGGCCAGTCTCAGCAGAGTCCACTTGGTTGGCTGCAGTATGTCGTACTCCTTTTCCTGGTGATCCTCACTCTTCAATACTGTTCGAATGGGCAGTTTGGTTCAGAAAGAGAGGTTTTATCTTACAGTGACTTTAAGAGTGCGCTAAGCAAGGGGGAAATTGCCAGTGTACTTTTTGAAGGACAACGTATCACCGGAGTCTTCAAACAAGTAGCCAGTAAGCAGCCCGAGGGAAAGAGTGAGACTAAAGATAAAGCCCAGAAGCCAGAAGAAAAACGCTTTGAGACGACCATACCCCCGGTGCAGGACCCCGAGTTAATGCCCTTACTGGAAAAGCAGCAGGTAATAATTGAAGCGGAATCATCCCAGGGCGGATTTTGGCAAAGGATGGCGATCTTGCTGTTGCCGTGGGTTTTGATAATTGCCTTGCTGGTTTGGTTGGGGCGTCGAATGCAGGCCCGAATGGGCGCCATGACCCCAGGCAACCCATTCAGTTTTGCCCGGTCACCGGCCAAACGCTATGAACGCAGTGAATCCGAAGTGACTTTTGCTGATGTGGCTGGCCTTGCCAATGCCAAGAGGGACTTGCAAGAAATAGCCGGCTACCTAAAAGACCCTGAACACTACCGTAAACTCGGGGCAAAGATTCCTCGCGGTATTCTGCTGATGGGCCCCCCAGGTACAGGCAAAACATTGATGGCCAAGGCTTTGGCAGGAGAGAGTGATGCTCCCTTCTTCAGTATCAGTGGTTCGGAGTTTATAGAGATGTTTGTCGGTGTCGGGGCATCGCGGGTGCGGGATATGTTTGCTGAAGCCAAGAAAGAGGCTCCAGCAATCATTTTTATCGATGAAATTGATTCAGTAGGGCGGGCGCGCGGCACGGGTCTGGGAGGCGGACACGATGAACGTGAGCAAACCCTGAATCAGATTCTCGGCGAGATGGACGGCTTTGATCCCCAGGAGGCGGTGGTTGTGATAGCGGCAACCAACCGTCCCGATGTGTTGGATGCGGCACTGCTTCGCCCTGGACGCTTTGATCGCAAGATCACCCTGGATTTACCGGATAGGCCTGCTCGAAGGGACATCCTAAGTATTCACACTAAGAATGTCCCACTACATGGGGAAGTCGACCTGGAGCGCTTGGCTGCCTTAACGGCGGGTTTCGCCGGGGCGGACTTGGAAAACCTGATTAATGAAGCCGCGTTGTTGGCGGGCAGGCAAAATAGGACAGCCGTGGATATGGATTGTCTGCTACAGGCCAGGGACAAAGTAGTACTTGGTGGCGAACGGGAAGTGATAATGGGGGAGGAAGATCGAAAGACGGTTGCCTATCACGAGGCTGGCCACGCCCTCACTGCGATGCTACTACCCCATGCCGATCCGTTGGAGAAAGCCACTATCATTCCCAGGGGACACAGCCTCGGTGCAACAGAACAGATTCCACTAGAAAATCACCACAACATGAAAGTGAGCTACCTGCGTGATCGCATCGGTGTGATGTTGGGGGGTAGGGTGGCTGAGCAGGTAGTGTTTAATGAAGTCAGCAGTGGGGCAGAGTCCGATTTGAAGCAGGCCACCCGCTTGGCCCAGCATATGGTAACGCACTGGGGTATGAGTCAGAAACTTGGACCCGTGGCCTTTCGGCGCGGGGAGGAGCATATCTTTCTTGGTAAGGAAATGGCGCAGCAAAAAGATTTCAGTGAGCATACTTCTGAGATTATAGATGACGAAGTCATCGCCCTGGTCAGCGCAATAGAGGCGGAAGTCCAGAATCTTCTACAGGGCCATCGCAAGGAGCTTGATGCCCTAGCACAAGCGCTACTAGAAAAAGAAACCCTCGATGCTTCTGAGATGCATCAAGTAATCACACTTGGGGGCAAAGCAGACTCATGA
- a CDS encoding NAD(P)H-quinone oxidoreductase has translation MRAIDLPEYGGPEVMQLTDLPRPEVAPGEVLVEVAAAGVNRPDIVQRNGHYPPPPGASPILGLEVSGRVAAVGEGVERWQVGDKICALTNGGGYADFVTVPEGQCLPIPGSLSMVEAATLPETFFTVWANVFDRARLKSGEIFLVHGGSSGIGTTAIQLAHQLGARVFATAGSAEKCVACVQLGAEQAINYREEDFVQAVKEATSGHGADVILDMVGGSYIDRNIQVAANDGRIVNIAYLQGARVEVNMLPVMLKRLSLTGSTLRPRSTQVKASIAHSLESQVWPLIETGKIHPQIAARFPLEEVAEAHRLLESGKIVGKIVLTL, from the coding sequence ATGCGTGCTATTGATCTACCGGAATATGGAGGCCCCGAGGTCATGCAGTTGACGGACCTGCCCAGACCGGAGGTCGCCCCAGGTGAAGTGTTGGTTGAGGTAGCTGCCGCTGGTGTCAATCGTCCCGATATCGTTCAGCGCAATGGTCATTACCCACCGCCTCCAGGTGCCTCACCTATTCTTGGGCTTGAAGTTTCCGGTCGGGTGGCCGCTGTGGGTGAAGGCGTTGAACGCTGGCAAGTTGGCGATAAGATCTGTGCCCTAACTAATGGCGGCGGATATGCGGATTTTGTGACGGTTCCAGAAGGGCAGTGCCTACCAATACCCGGTTCTTTGTCTATGGTGGAGGCTGCGACATTACCGGAGACTTTCTTCACGGTTTGGGCCAATGTATTTGATCGGGCTCGTTTGAAAAGTGGAGAGATCTTCTTGGTACATGGCGGTAGCTCGGGTATTGGCACTACCGCTATTCAGTTGGCACACCAGCTGGGAGCTAGGGTTTTCGCCACAGCCGGTTCCGCAGAAAAATGTGTGGCTTGTGTGCAACTCGGCGCCGAGCAAGCAATAAATTACCGGGAAGAAGATTTTGTACAGGCAGTAAAAGAAGCTACTTCAGGACATGGAGCGGATGTGATTCTGGATATGGTGGGTGGTAGCTATATTGATCGTAATATTCAAGTGGCTGCGAATGATGGCCGTATCGTGAATATCGCCTATCTGCAGGGAGCCAGAGTCGAAGTGAATATGTTACCGGTGATGTTAAAGCGGCTTTCCCTTACCGGCTCGACCTTAAGGCCAAGATCCACACAGGTTAAGGCCAGTATTGCACACTCTTTGGAATCACAAGTTTGGCCATTAATAGAAACTGGTAAAATTCACCCTCAGATTGCTGCGCGCTTCCCTTTGGAGGAGGTTGCCGAAGCACATCGGCTTCTTGAGTCTGGCAAGATCGTTGGGAAAATTGTGCTCACCTTATGA
- a CDS encoding substrate-binding periplasmic protein: protein MRMRSVVVFLGLMFGVLVQAVAQSGGTPLKVAIAGDAPPYVINNATSGLEVDIVREALPGYSVQFEQMGFAETAPALEQGKVQAAVNVMKKDDGLFYSNNMISFANYAITKATDKMKIDSIADLAGKKVITWQGGPMDLGPEFEKMYGPNGTQRQNIIQAPTAPDLVAQFWKMKDVVAVVDMELFKHLSNKMGHKMDQVNLFPIFVPITDFRVGFRDQKVRDDFNSGLAKLCSSGRYQELLKKYDVVQKENICK from the coding sequence ATGCGTATGCGCTCCGTTGTTGTTTTTCTCGGGCTGATGTTCGGTGTTCTTGTTCAGGCGGTTGCCCAATCGGGCGGCACACCCTTAAAGGTGGCAATAGCTGGCGATGCTCCCCCCTATGTGATCAACAATGCTACCAGTGGCCTGGAGGTCGATATTGTACGGGAAGCGCTGCCTGGGTATTCGGTGCAGTTTGAACAGATGGGTTTTGCAGAGACAGCCCCAGCCCTTGAGCAGGGTAAAGTACAGGCAGCTGTTAATGTGATGAAGAAAGATGATGGTCTTTTTTACTCTAATAACATGATCAGTTTTGCCAATTACGCGATTACCAAAGCTACCGATAAAATGAAAATTGATAGCATTGCTGATTTGGCCGGTAAGAAGGTGATTACTTGGCAGGGAGGGCCTATGGACTTAGGGCCGGAATTTGAAAAGATGTATGGACCCAATGGTACGCAGCGCCAGAATATTATTCAGGCTCCAACAGCCCCCGATCTTGTCGCTCAATTTTGGAAAATGAAAGACGTGGTGGCGGTTGTAGATATGGAGCTGTTTAAGCATTTGAGTAATAAAATGGGACATAAAATGGATCAGGTTAATCTTTTCCCGATCTTCGTTCCAATTACCGATTTCCGTGTAGGGTTCCGTGATCAGAAGGTGCGCGATGATTTCAATAGTGGGCTTGCCAAGCTGTGCAGCAGTGGCCGCTATCAGGAGTTGTTGAAGAAATATGATGTTGTACAGAAGGAGAATATCTGCAAGTAA
- a CDS encoding HD domain-containing protein — MEAIEKALSFIIEIEKLKDVQRKTKPVGLNRFENSAEHSWHACLCALILKDYSNDPIDINRVLKMLLIHDLGEIDAGDTIIYSSETNEAKTKEKKGLERLLSLLPGSMNIELMKLWEEFESGETADARFAKAIDRIPPLLHNIYGEGHSWKQYGITKDQIFSLNARIGKGSEKLWSEISSMLEGAIKDGILK; from the coding sequence ATGGAAGCAATTGAGAAAGCGCTTAGCTTTATTATCGAAATAGAGAAGCTCAAAGACGTTCAACGGAAAACAAAACCAGTGGGATTGAATCGCTTCGAAAACTCCGCAGAGCACAGCTGGCATGCCTGTCTATGCGCGCTAATTTTGAAAGATTATTCAAATGACCCAATTGATATAAACCGGGTTTTAAAAATGCTACTAATACATGATCTTGGGGAAATTGATGCAGGGGATACCATAATCTACTCAAGTGAAACAAACGAGGCAAAGACTAAAGAAAAGAAAGGGTTAGAACGACTATTATCATTATTACCTGGAAGTATGAATATAGAATTGATGAAATTATGGGAGGAATTCGAGTCTGGAGAAACGGCTGACGCCCGATTTGCCAAGGCCATTGACCGAATCCCTCCCCTACTACATAACATTTATGGTGAGGGACACAGTTGGAAACAATACGGTATCACCAAGGATCAAATATTTTCTTTAAACGCACGTATTGGAAAGGGTAGTGAAAAACTTTGGTCTGAGATTAGTAGCATGCTAGAGGGGGCAATCAAAGATGGCATCCTCAAGTAA
- a CDS encoding zinc-dependent peptidase: MSAFIAIILFALAIWLIPIIYRRWRINYRRAQVLTQEQLQLLKEALPLYHDLNSGQQKELRGNIALFLHDKEFVGCDGLQVNEKMKVTIAAHACLLLLGRKNECYPNLYTLLLYPDTYVAQETHREGFIETHKHSAREGEAHYRGPVVLSWGDLEEDLEFPQRGHNVALHEFAHKVDEEDGYFDGRPLFEKSNDGDNWAAVMSQEFHRLRQKAEFGQLPGDSPSVLDLYGAQSPAEFFAVATESFYTIPIAMRSLHPELYRELSRFYRLDPATLVGGKADSSPGL; this comes from the coding sequence ATGAGCGCTTTTATTGCAATTATCCTGTTCGCCCTGGCAATTTGGTTAATACCGATTATTTATCGCCGCTGGCGCATCAACTATCGACGTGCACAAGTACTGACTCAGGAGCAGTTACAGCTTCTCAAGGAAGCGCTTCCTCTATATCACGATCTAAATAGTGGCCAGCAGAAAGAACTACGTGGAAATATCGCACTTTTTCTTCATGACAAAGAATTTGTCGGCTGCGACGGCTTACAAGTGAATGAAAAAATGAAAGTCACGATCGCCGCCCATGCATGCCTTCTACTGCTCGGTCGTAAAAACGAGTGTTACCCCAACCTCTACACCTTACTACTCTATCCTGACACTTACGTTGCCCAGGAAACTCACAGAGAGGGTTTTATAGAGACCCACAAGCACAGCGCACGGGAAGGCGAGGCACACTATCGCGGCCCCGTAGTGCTCTCCTGGGGTGATTTGGAGGAAGATTTAGAGTTCCCTCAGCGAGGACACAATGTCGCTTTACATGAATTTGCCCATAAAGTAGATGAGGAAGATGGCTACTTTGATGGCCGCCCACTCTTTGAGAAGTCCAACGATGGCGACAACTGGGCTGCAGTAATGAGCCAGGAATTCCATCGTTTGCGCCAAAAAGCTGAATTTGGCCAGCTCCCCGGTGACAGCCCTTCCGTGCTGGATTTATATGGAGCCCAATCGCCCGCTGAATTTTTTGCTGTAGCCACTGAGAGCTTTTACACCATCCCCATTGCTATGCGCTCCCTACATCCAGAGCTCTACAGGGAACTGAGCCGCTTCTATCGACTGGACCCAGCAACACTGGTCGGAGGAAAAGCAGATAGTTCTCCAGGGCTATAA